One Clostridium sp. CM027 genomic window carries:
- a CDS encoding Mur ligase family protein, giving the protein MFNIKIQSLLSILVSKSIMKLSKFLFQGGTNFPGKIALKLDKNILKTITNNYEVILITGTNGKTTTTSMIYSIVKDSNKQVITNNTGANMYTGIVACFISNYSFKKSCEKKIAVIEVDEANVKFVTEYISPRIITVTNLFRDQLDRYGEVYTTLKKILEGVEKVPTATLLLNGDESLFGNLNLKNDIVYYGFGTKVNDNNIVDINADAKFCTICKSPYEYNFITYNHLGDFYCSGCGYKRPKLTYSVDKIVDLNTSGSTVHINNKEYYINQPGTYNIYNALCAYSVAKLLGLEDTSIEHSLKTVASSFGRQETLNIEGKEVKIILVKNPAGYDEAVNTINLDKRKINLSLLLNDNYADGKDVSWIWDVNFERLTSLNINKIMISGIRLYDMAIRLKVAGFTSESFLLCKDEESLLHQIKACDGEIVYILATYTAMINLRKSLHAKGYIDKIW; this is encoded by the coding sequence TTAAAGCTTGATAAAAATATTTTAAAAACAATTACTAATAATTATGAGGTTATACTCATAACCGGTACAAATGGAAAAACCACAACAACAAGCATGATTTACAGCATCGTAAAAGATAGCAATAAGCAAGTAATTACTAACAATACTGGAGCAAATATGTATACAGGAATAGTTGCGTGTTTTATTTCAAATTATTCTTTTAAAAAGTCTTGCGAGAAAAAAATAGCTGTTATAGAAGTAGATGAAGCCAATGTAAAGTTTGTAACTGAATATATATCTCCGCGTATAATTACTGTTACCAATTTATTCAGAGATCAACTGGACAGATATGGTGAGGTGTATACTACGCTCAAGAAGATACTAGAAGGTGTAGAAAAAGTTCCCACAGCGACACTTCTTCTTAATGGGGACGAATCTTTATTCGGAAACTTAAACCTCAAAAATGATATTGTATACTATGGTTTCGGTACTAAAGTTAATGATAACAACATTGTAGATATCAATGCTGATGCTAAATTTTGCACAATCTGCAAATCTCCTTATGAATATAATTTTATTACCTACAACCATCTAGGGGACTTCTATTGCAGCGGTTGTGGATATAAACGTCCAAAGCTTACATACTCTGTGGATAAAATTGTTGATTTAAACACCAGTGGTTCCACTGTTCATATTAATAATAAAGAGTATTACATAAACCAACCAGGTACTTATAATATTTATAATGCCCTATGTGCATATTCCGTAGCTAAGTTACTTGGCCTTGAAGATACCTCTATAGAGCACTCTCTTAAAACAGTAGCTAGTAGCTTTGGCAGACAAGAAACCCTTAATATTGAAGGCAAAGAGGTTAAAATAATATTAGTTAAAAATCCAGCTGGCTATGATGAAGCAGTAAACACTATTAATCTTGATAAACGGAAAATAAATTTATCGCTTCTGCTAAATGACAATTATGCTGATGGAAAAGATGTTTCATGGATTTGGGATGTTAATTTTGAACGTCTAACTAGCCTTAATATTAACAAAATTATGATATCAGGAATACGTTTGTATGATATGGCCATAAGACTTAAAGTAGCAGGTTTTACCTCAGAATCCTTCCTCTTATGCAAAGACGAAGAGTCCTTACTACATCAAATCAAAGCTTGCGATGGTGAAATAGTTTATATACTAGCTACCTATACTGCCATGATAAATTTAAGAAAATCTTTACACGCTAAAGGATACATAGATAAAATTTGGTAA
- a CDS encoding type 1 glutamine amidotransferase: MEINICHLYPDLLNVYGDVGNILILKHRAELRGIKVTIVNISMGDIFKVEDYDIVFFGGGQDYEQAIVSPDLIEFKKSAIEEYIQSGKVFLAICGGYQLLGKYYTTPEGVQLEGLGILDIYTEGGDKRFIGNTVIHNEAFDETYVGFENHSGRTYINNLKPLGTVEVGYGNNGEDGYEGCVYKNTFCTYFHGSLLSKNPELADRILTLALTNKYNEVALTSLDDSLEIKAKQFIINRETSK, encoded by the coding sequence ATGGAAATTAACATTTGTCATTTATATCCTGATTTATTGAATGTTTATGGGGATGTAGGAAATATTTTAATATTGAAACATAGAGCTGAACTGCGTGGCATTAAAGTAACCATTGTTAATATATCTATGGGCGATATTTTCAAAGTAGAGGATTATGATATTGTATTTTTTGGTGGAGGACAAGATTATGAGCAGGCCATAGTTTCCCCTGATTTAATAGAATTCAAAAAATCTGCTATAGAAGAATATATACAAAGTGGAAAAGTGTTTTTAGCCATTTGTGGTGGATATCAATTGCTTGGTAAATATTATACTACTCCTGAGGGCGTGCAGCTTGAGGGTCTTGGTATTTTAGATATTTACACTGAAGGCGGAGATAAACGTTTCATAGGCAACACAGTTATTCATAATGAAGCTTTTGATGAAACCTACGTAGGCTTTGAAAATCATTCTGGAAGAACCTACATTAACAACTTAAAGCCACTTGGCACAGTTGAAGTTGGCTATGGCAACAACGGAGAAGACGGTTATGAGGGCTGCGTTTACAAAAATACATTCTGTACTTATTTCCATGGCTCCCTTTTATCTAAAAATCCTGAGCTCGCAGACAGAATACTTACACTAGCATTAACTAATAAATATAATGAAGTAGCCTTAACTTCTTTAGATGATAGTTTAGAAATTAAAGCTAAACAATTTATAATAAATAGAGAAACTTCTAAATAA